The Sorangiineae bacterium MSr11367 genome window below encodes:
- a CDS encoding tetratricopeptide repeat protein, which yields MIVSFSLIALPSAQASETIERKVLDDLRAENADAAAVYQQAVAALDHADTDGARALFRRVTELAPKSDHAYRRLCRLELVFQFWYAEAVPDCRRALALRDAPENHLMLARALVAPENPPPEGLQEALEHATQALAAKPEDPHALNAMVRVQLARKDVERAKAYVGHLEEVAPHDPQTHGLLARVRVLDGDTSGASEALEQAKEDGLPDIEVSSIRRAIEGASPAWPWLVRFACLVGGWLAGFAALFLVGWISSQVILRVATKMPSSLLRGYHAVIWLSSVYFYVSLPILLGICGSAGVLVYVLIGADSWELLLTIGSVMFFTLLAMGRAMLVMAFPPRAEDPGEGLDFATEPKLYALLEEVAHRMGARPVERVFLTDGTTLAILDRGTGWFGHGGQRCLVLGTAVLEGMTVRTFKVLLAREFGRFKTDDATGGFALTMRRSLVTMMEAMIRRGVDRWYSPAWLFLRGFDRVFTSISLGAQHLQEVIAEREAALAYGSASLEPALGDENEVRSLFVG from the coding sequence GTGATCGTTTCGTTCTCACTGATCGCGCTCCCGTCGGCCCAGGCCAGTGAGACCATCGAGAGAAAGGTCCTCGACGACCTTCGCGCGGAAAATGCGGACGCCGCGGCCGTCTACCAGCAGGCGGTTGCGGCGCTCGACCACGCGGATACCGACGGGGCGCGCGCCCTCTTTCGGCGCGTCACCGAGCTCGCCCCCAAGAGCGACCACGCCTACCGCCGCCTTTGCCGGCTCGAGCTCGTGTTCCAATTTTGGTATGCCGAGGCCGTCCCCGATTGCCGGCGCGCGCTGGCGCTGCGCGATGCGCCCGAGAATCACCTGATGCTCGCCCGTGCGCTCGTGGCGCCCGAAAATCCGCCGCCGGAGGGCCTCCAAGAGGCCCTCGAGCACGCGACCCAGGCGCTCGCGGCCAAGCCCGAGGATCCGCACGCGCTCAACGCCATGGTTCGCGTGCAGCTGGCGCGCAAAGACGTCGAACGCGCGAAGGCCTACGTTGGCCATCTCGAAGAGGTTGCGCCCCACGATCCGCAGACCCACGGTCTGCTTGCCCGTGTTCGCGTGCTGGATGGCGATACCTCGGGTGCCTCGGAGGCCCTCGAGCAGGCCAAGGAAGATGGACTCCCTGATATCGAAGTATCGTCGATTCGTCGGGCCATCGAAGGAGCATCTCCGGCTTGGCCGTGGCTCGTGCGCTTCGCGTGCCTCGTCGGCGGATGGCTCGCCGGCTTTGCGGCGCTCTTCCTGGTGGGATGGATCTCGAGCCAGGTCATCTTGCGCGTCGCCACCAAGATGCCTTCGTCTTTGCTTCGGGGGTATCACGCGGTGATTTGGCTTTCGAGCGTATACTTCTACGTGTCCTTGCCCATCCTTTTGGGCATCTGCGGATCGGCGGGTGTACTCGTCTACGTCCTGATCGGCGCCGACTCCTGGGAGCTGCTGCTGACCATTGGTTCGGTCATGTTCTTTACGTTGCTGGCGATGGGGAGAGCCATGTTGGTCATGGCCTTTCCGCCACGTGCAGAAGATCCGGGGGAGGGATTGGACTTCGCCACCGAGCCGAAGTTGTATGCACTCCTCGAAGAGGTGGCCCATCGAATGGGGGCCCGTCCCGTAGAACGCGTATTTCTCACGGACGGGACGACATTGGCGATTCTCGATCGAGGTACGGGATGGTTCGGACACGGGGGCCAACGTTGCCTGGTTCTCGGGACCGCGGTCCTGGAGGGCATGACGGTTCGCACGTTCAAGGTGCTGTTGGCCCGCGAGTTCGGGCGTTTCAAGACGGACGATGCGACCGGCGGCTTTGCGCTCACGATGCGACGCTCGCTCGTCACGATGATGGAGGCCATGATCCGACGCGGCGTCGACCGCTGGTATAGCCCAGCGTGGCTGTTCCTTCGAGGATTCGATCGCGTATTCACGAGCATCTCGTTGGGAGCACAGCATCTGCAGGAAGTCATCGCCGAACGGGAGGCCGCGCTGGCATATGGCTCGGCGTCGCTCGAACCCGCCCTGGGGGACGAGAACGAAGTGAGGAGCTTGTTCGTCGGCTAA
- a CDS encoding alpha/beta hydrolase, whose protein sequence is MDEHPVTVRSGASRPASDIAWAPCGTIGGECATIRVPVDWAHLEGETFELAIGRLPALEPENRIGTLFLNPGGPGDSGIDAFILRDDRLSDGALRKRFDLVSWDPRGVKRSQAVVCSTEVMNEFPWSYPKTQAEYDELVAYNRKLGEDCRARSGPVFDHVDTLSTVRDMDAIRASLGEEKLSYYGGSYGTQIGQQYAEEFPKRIRAMVLDSNVDHSLTSYFEHLRRHTEAFEKSFLAFAEWCEHAPVCKLYGRDVVAVWDRLYQKALAGTLIDPTTGRRVGVVGLRGNMYAGMYNLRGRSLLFADRLWRLDAGTPGMPPPPPPEEGEVTAYGYQTVVCQDWKFPTHSFRELDAYRRVLEAMYPHSGLTFLWGDGPGCYGFPVKVNNPQHRLSAPDAPPILMLTARHDSSAPHDGNLAVHRQLETSVLLQQDGIGHIQYGRPCVTEYVDRYLTTLVMPPKNTHCAADWPSAPLDTPGDALLLPSTRAPAQDWIPELP, encoded by the coding sequence ATGGACGAGCATCCGGTCACCGTTCGTTCGGGCGCATCTCGTCCCGCATCGGACATCGCGTGGGCACCATGCGGTACAATCGGGGGAGAGTGCGCGACGATTCGGGTCCCGGTGGATTGGGCGCACCTCGAGGGCGAGACGTTCGAACTCGCGATCGGCCGCTTGCCCGCCCTCGAACCCGAGAATCGCATTGGCACGCTGTTTCTCAATCCGGGCGGCCCCGGTGACTCGGGAATCGACGCTTTCATTCTAAGGGACGACCGTCTTTCGGACGGCGCCTTGCGGAAGCGATTCGATCTGGTGAGCTGGGATCCACGTGGCGTAAAACGCAGTCAGGCCGTCGTGTGCAGCACGGAAGTGATGAACGAGTTTCCGTGGTCCTATCCGAAGACGCAGGCCGAGTATGACGAATTGGTCGCATACAACCGCAAGCTCGGAGAAGACTGCCGTGCACGCAGCGGCCCCGTGTTCGATCACGTCGACACCTTGAGCACGGTCCGCGATATGGATGCCATCCGCGCGTCCCTGGGGGAGGAGAAGCTCTCCTACTATGGCGGATCTTATGGAACGCAGATTGGCCAACAATACGCCGAGGAGTTCCCCAAGCGGATCCGCGCGATGGTCCTCGATTCCAATGTCGATCACAGCCTGACGTCGTACTTCGAGCATCTACGGAGGCATACGGAGGCTTTCGAAAAGTCGTTCCTTGCATTCGCCGAGTGGTGCGAGCACGCGCCCGTGTGCAAACTCTACGGAAGGGACGTCGTCGCGGTATGGGACCGTTTGTACCAAAAGGCCCTTGCGGGGACATTGATCGATCCGACGACCGGAAGGCGCGTCGGCGTGGTCGGGCTGCGGGGGAACATGTACGCCGGCATGTACAATCTCAGGGGCCGATCGCTCCTGTTTGCCGACCGTCTCTGGCGTCTCGATGCCGGTACGCCGGGGATGCCTCCTCCCCCGCCGCCCGAAGAAGGCGAGGTTACCGCTTACGGGTACCAAACCGTCGTTTGCCAGGATTGGAAGTTTCCCACACACAGCTTCCGTGAGCTCGATGCTTATCGTCGTGTCCTCGAGGCCATGTACCCCCACTCCGGGCTGACGTTCCTCTGGGGCGACGGCCCTGGCTGCTACGGTTTTCCGGTGAAGGTCAACAATCCGCAGCACCGCCTATCGGCTCCGGACGCTCCGCCCATTCTGATGCTCACCGCACGCCATGACAGTTCCGCACCCCACGATGGGAATCTCGCGGTGCATCGGCAGCTCGAGACCTCCGTGCTGCTCCAGCAAGATGGAATCGGCCACATCCAGTATGGTCGCCCCTGCGTCACCGAGTATGTCGATCGGTATTTGACCACACTCGTCATGCCGCCAAAGAACACGCACTGCGCCGCGGACTGGCCGAGCGCACCGCTCGACACGCCCGGAGACGCTCTCTTGCTGCCATCCACCCGCGCGCCCGCTCAAGATTGGATTCCGGAACTCCCATGA
- a CDS encoding discoidin domain-containing protein, with translation MYIRRFRSIISFGLVGVLSAITGVAESGSAPAARIIDVSTASQLTAALQNAMPGDEIRMANGTYAGHFTITRSGTESAPIVLSGSRAAVIDGQGTSNGRAVQLQADYWKLVGFTVTNGQKGIMALGAHHTIVDGVRVHQIGDEAIHFRDNSSDNVVQNSEISDTGLREPGFGEGIYFGQAVSNWPDGQPDRSDRNKAIGNRLGPNVRAECLDLKEGTTGGEVRDNVFNGTGMSGENFADSWIDAKGNGYRITGNRGTSALLDGFQTHIQVAGWGRDNVFSGNTANVGAAGFGFKIAKDGNTSAGNVVCTDNVVTNATSGVANIPLTDCGGGGGGGGDAGGGGGGDGGGGGGGRVEVTPAASGVSASADDGNAPANTVDNDVATRWSASGDGQWIAYDLGTTFVVREVAIAVYKGDSRRAAFDLQASSDGTNWQTIWSGRSSGASTAQENYDFPDVNARFIRYVGHGNDVNAWNSLTEVDIFAAQP, from the coding sequence ATGTACATTCGACGTTTTCGTTCCATCATTTCGTTCGGACTCGTAGGCGTCCTTTCCGCGATCACGGGAGTGGCCGAATCCGGGAGCGCACCGGCGGCGAGAATCATTGACGTCAGTACGGCGAGTCAGCTCACCGCGGCATTGCAGAATGCGATGCCGGGTGACGAAATTCGGATGGCCAATGGTACCTATGCAGGCCATTTCACCATCACTCGAAGCGGAACGGAGAGTGCCCCCATCGTGCTCTCCGGCTCCCGCGCCGCGGTGATCGATGGGCAAGGGACATCCAACGGCCGGGCCGTGCAGCTTCAAGCCGACTACTGGAAGTTGGTCGGCTTCACGGTGACCAATGGTCAGAAGGGGATCATGGCTCTCGGCGCCCACCACACGATCGTCGATGGGGTGCGGGTACATCAGATAGGCGACGAAGCCATCCATTTTCGAGACAACAGCAGCGACAATGTCGTTCAGAATTCGGAAATCAGCGATACGGGATTGCGCGAACCCGGCTTCGGCGAGGGAATTTACTTCGGACAGGCCGTCAGCAACTGGCCCGACGGGCAGCCCGACCGCAGCGACCGTAACAAGGCGATCGGGAACCGGCTCGGTCCCAACGTTCGAGCCGAATGCCTCGATCTCAAGGAGGGCACCACGGGCGGCGAGGTCCGCGACAATGTCTTCAACGGGACCGGTATGAGCGGGGAAAACTTCGCCGACAGTTGGATCGACGCCAAGGGCAACGGCTACCGCATCACGGGCAACCGAGGCACGAGTGCATTGCTGGACGGATTTCAGACCCACATCCAGGTCGCCGGGTGGGGTCGCGACAATGTTTTCAGCGGCAATACAGCCAACGTCGGTGCCGCTGGATTTGGCTTCAAGATCGCGAAAGATGGCAATACCAGCGCCGGCAACGTAGTCTGTACGGACAACGTCGTCACCAATGCCACGTCGGGCGTCGCCAACATTCCGCTCACCGATTGCGGAGGAGGAGGGGGCGGCGGGGGTGATGCCGGCGGGGGTGGCGGAGGCGATGGCGGCGGAGGGGGCGGCGGTCGCGTCGAGGTCACGCCCGCGGCCTCCGGCGTAAGCGCGAGCGCCGACGACGGCAATGCACCCGCGAACACCGTCGACAACGATGTGGCCACACGATGGTCGGCGAGCGGCGACGGCCAATGGATCGCGTACGATCTCGGTACGACCTTCGTCGTCCGCGAGGTAGCCATCGCCGTGTACAAAGGCGACAGCCGCCGCGCGGCCTTCGATCTTCAGGCCTCGAGCGATGGTACCAACTGGCAAACGATTTGGAGTGGCCGGAGCAGCGGCGCCTCCACGGCGCAAGAGAACTACGACTTCCCCGACGTCAACGCGCGATTCATTCGCTATGTCGGTCACGGCAACGACGTGAACGCGTGGAACAGTCTCACCGAGGTCGATATCTTCGCTGCACAGCCATAA
- a CDS encoding alpha/beta hydrolase, translating to MKTNTPILSLASLATMVLLSACVAADGGAAGGDEARLAVRGDVRSALRPASDIAWTPCGTIGGECATIRVPVDWAHPQGETFELAIGRLLALDPENRIGTLFLNPGGPGGSGIDSFILNNKIFANSALRKRFDLVSWDPRGVGRSQAIVCSTELVKQVPWSYPRTQAEYDELVALNRKLGEDCRARSGPVFDHVDTLSTVRDMDAIRAGLGEEQLSYYGVSYGTQIGQQYAEEFPERIRAMVLDSNIDHSITSDFRYLQTNTNDLETSFRAFADWCERAPACKLYGRDVVSVWDSLYQKALAGTLINPTTGELVSVEGLRGVLHNGMYNLGGRLLKAAERLWSLDTGTPGTLPSPPPLPPEEEAVTPYAYQTILCQDWKFPTRSFRELDAYRHALEVMYPHAQMTLLWGDIPGCYGFPVKANNPQRRLSAPDAPPILMLTARHDIATPYDWNITAHRQLETSVLLHHDGIGHRQYGRPCVTEHVEQYLTTLVTPPRNTHCAADWGSAAFDASVDDLSLPSIRSPRFRD from the coding sequence TTGAAAACCAACACTCCCATATTGTCTTTGGCATCGTTGGCCACGATGGTCTTGCTGTCGGCATGCGTGGCCGCGGACGGTGGCGCCGCAGGTGGCGACGAAGCACGGCTTGCCGTCCGCGGGGATGTTCGTTCGGCGCTACGCCCGGCATCGGACATTGCGTGGACGCCGTGCGGCACGATCGGGGGAGAGTGCGCGACGATTCGGGTCCCGGTGGATTGGGCGCACCCCCAGGGTGAGACGTTCGAACTCGCGATCGGCCGCTTGCTTGCCCTCGACCCCGAGAACCGTATTGGTACGCTGTTTCTCAACCCGGGCGGCCCCGGTGGATCGGGAATCGACAGCTTCATTCTAAATAACAAGATTTTTGCGAACAGCGCCTTGCGAAAGCGATTCGACCTCGTGAGCTGGGATCCACGCGGCGTGGGTCGCAGCCAGGCCATCGTATGCAGTACGGAATTGGTAAAGCAGGTTCCGTGGTCCTATCCGAGGACGCAAGCCGAGTATGACGAATTGGTCGCACTCAACCGCAAGCTCGGAGAGGATTGTCGCGCACGCAGCGGCCCCGTGTTCGACCATGTCGACACCTTGAGCACCGTCCGCGACATGGATGCCATTCGCGCGGGGTTGGGGGAGGAGCAGCTCTCCTACTACGGCGTATCGTATGGAACGCAAATTGGCCAGCAGTACGCCGAGGAGTTTCCCGAGCGTATCCGCGCGATGGTTCTCGATTCGAATATCGACCACAGCATCACGTCGGACTTCCGGTATCTGCAGACGAACACGAACGATTTGGAAACCTCTTTCCGTGCATTCGCGGATTGGTGCGAACGCGCGCCCGCGTGCAAACTCTACGGAAGGGATGTCGTTTCGGTATGGGACAGTTTGTACCAAAAGGCCCTTGCGGGCACATTGATCAACCCGACGACCGGAGAGCTCGTCAGCGTAGAAGGACTGCGGGGGGTCCTGCACAACGGCATGTACAATCTTGGCGGCCGATTGCTCAAGGCGGCCGAGCGTCTCTGGAGCCTCGATACCGGCACGCCGGGTACGCTACCGTCCCCACCGCCGCTACCGCCTGAAGAGGAGGCGGTTACCCCCTACGCGTACCAAACCATCCTTTGCCAGGATTGGAAGTTTCCCACACGCAGCTTCCGTGAGCTCGATGCCTATCGTCATGCGCTCGAGGTCATGTACCCCCACGCGCAGATGACGCTCCTCTGGGGCGACATCCCTGGCTGCTACGGGTTTCCGGTGAAGGCCAATAATCCGCAGCGTCGCCTCTCGGCCCCGGATGCACCGCCCATTCTGATGCTCACCGCACGCCACGACATCGCTACACCCTACGATTGGAACATTACGGCGCATCGGCAGCTCGAGACCTCCGTACTGCTCCACCACGATGGCATCGGCCACCGCCAGTACGGTCGCCCCTGCGTCACCGAGCACGTAGAGCAATATTTGACCACACTCGTCACACCGCCAAGGAACACGCACTGCGCGGCGGATTGGGGCAGCGCGGCCTTCGACGCGTCGGTGGACGATCTTTCGTTGCCGTCCATCCGCTCACCGCGCTTTCGAGATTGA
- a CDS encoding sigma-70 family RNA polymerase sigma factor — protein sequence MADEEADARLARQAATDATARDAIARRLGARVRRLCRSLIPNADDSDDAAQLALLDIVQSAPGFRGECTLEAWADRIAVRTAIRVARQRRLASVRSQGAIEPDDLTAPGPSNKGADGIPRSILAYLDELPEARRTVLVLHHVMGCTVQEIAEVTAVSVNTVKDRLLAAREQVRRMVRRDLATFRRAP from the coding sequence ATGGCCGATGAGGAGGCAGACGCGCGGCTTGCTCGCCAAGCGGCAACCGATGCGACGGCGCGCGACGCCATCGCGCGTCGGCTCGGTGCGCGCGTTCGCAGGCTTTGCAGGTCGCTCATTCCGAACGCGGACGATTCCGACGATGCCGCGCAGCTGGCATTGCTCGACATCGTGCAATCGGCACCCGGGTTTCGCGGAGAGTGCACCCTCGAAGCCTGGGCCGATCGGATCGCGGTCCGCACCGCCATCCGCGTTGCGCGCCAAAGGCGGCTTGCTTCCGTGCGATCCCAGGGCGCGATCGAGCCTGACGATCTCACGGCACCGGGGCCGTCGAACAAGGGGGCCGACGGCATCCCGCGGTCGATCTTGGCGTACCTCGACGAGCTGCCCGAGGCGCGTCGCACCGTGCTCGTGCTTCATCATGTGATGGGTTGCACCGTACAGGAGATCGCGGAGGTGACGGCCGTGTCCGTGAATACCGTGAAGGATCGGTTGCTCGCGGCGCGCGAACAGGTGCGGCGAATGGTGCGCCGCGATCTCGCGACGTTCCGGAGGGCGCCATGA
- a CDS encoding tetratricopeptide repeat protein: MNADACVRWIELSDREAVGDPLSADEKAFVREHVASCLECRAEAEVWEKMPSLLDEPVAAHRRARRPWLTGARTLGLSVAAAAIAACFVAWRAHDEQGAPVVAAVPKDATAIVVVAGGGAVEIDGQPGAVGQKLERGAVMVAREGSACIVVPPTVRACVVRGTVLRLADLGAHARLELLGGKVAVELDPLPAGRSFGISTRAGSAIAVGTAFSVEMPPDDAPVITRVLQGQVLVRASNGAEQRVAAHEKTSMRDATPSALPPLDEELDRALLVAPRYGGDMERVHVDSDVPEATVRIDERVVGVAPIELLLTRGEHSVAIATPSHGTMRETLHVGTEPVLRRFALAPAPAPFSDAAVHVEHAANAKSAAELLAAARVRRDRGDLPAAMGAYRELFDRHGGSAEAHTALVPWGELQLSPLSDPREALSAFDRYLVRGGPLEQEASFGRIRALRALGRTADERAAIEAFLRRFPDGSLTSSLRKRLESMAER; this comes from the coding sequence ATGAACGCCGACGCGTGCGTGCGCTGGATCGAGCTCTCCGACCGAGAAGCCGTGGGCGATCCGCTGAGTGCCGACGAGAAGGCCTTCGTGCGCGAACATGTCGCGTCCTGCCTCGAATGCCGTGCCGAGGCCGAGGTCTGGGAGAAGATGCCGTCGCTCCTCGACGAGCCCGTTGCGGCGCATCGCCGTGCGCGCCGGCCCTGGCTCACCGGGGCACGCACTCTGGGGTTGTCCGTCGCGGCGGCGGCCATCGCGGCTTGTTTCGTAGCCTGGCGCGCCCACGATGAGCAGGGCGCACCTGTCGTGGCGGCGGTGCCGAAGGATGCCACGGCGATCGTGGTGGTTGCGGGTGGTGGTGCCGTCGAGATCGATGGCCAGCCCGGTGCCGTTGGGCAAAAGCTCGAACGCGGGGCCGTGATGGTCGCCCGCGAAGGTTCCGCGTGCATCGTCGTTCCGCCGACGGTGCGCGCCTGCGTGGTTCGGGGCACGGTGCTTCGCCTGGCCGATCTAGGAGCGCACGCCCGCCTCGAGCTGCTCGGCGGAAAGGTGGCCGTCGAGCTCGATCCTTTGCCGGCGGGCCGCAGTTTCGGCATCTCGACGCGGGCGGGTTCGGCGATTGCCGTGGGGACTGCGTTCTCGGTCGAGATGCCTCCCGACGATGCTCCGGTGATCACGCGCGTCCTTCAGGGGCAGGTCCTGGTCCGCGCATCGAACGGTGCCGAGCAACGTGTCGCGGCGCACGAAAAGACCTCGATGCGGGATGCCACGCCTTCGGCCCTGCCTCCTCTCGACGAAGAGCTCGATCGGGCGCTGCTCGTCGCTCCGCGGTACGGCGGGGACATGGAACGCGTGCACGTCGACAGCGACGTGCCCGAGGCGACCGTCCGCATCGACGAGCGCGTCGTCGGCGTCGCGCCGATCGAGCTGCTTCTCACCCGAGGCGAGCATTCGGTGGCCATCGCAACACCTTCTCACGGCACGATGCGCGAGACGTTGCACGTTGGGACCGAGCCGGTCCTTCGACGCTTCGCGCTCGCGCCAGCTCCCGCCCCATTCTCGGATGCCGCGGTGCACGTCGAGCATGCGGCGAACGCCAAGAGTGCCGCCGAACTGCTCGCCGCGGCAAGGGTGCGAAGGGACCGCGGTGATCTGCCTGCCGCGATGGGCGCCTATCGCGAGCTGTTCGATCGACATGGCGGCAGCGCGGAAGCCCACACCGCGCTCGTGCCGTGGGGTGAGCTGCAGCTTTCGCCGCTCTCCGATCCGCGCGAGGCCCTTTCTGCCTTCGATCGCTACTTGGTGCGGGGCGGGCCGCTCGAGCAAGAGGCGAGCTTCGGACGCATCCGAGCCTTGCGCGCGCTCGGGCGTACGGCGGACGAGCGCGCAGCGATCGAAGCATTCCTCCGGCGGTTTCCCGACGGTTCTCTCACATCGTCCCTTCGCAAGCGGCTCGAGTCCATGGCGGAGCGTTGA
- a CDS encoding beta-lactamase family protein, which yields MRAYLILLVGTCFGMACSSQPSAQHHPPDAAVHDASADSFREELEGRMSAAVAKGFSGTVLITAFGNRILAKGYGLADRAKNVPNAVDTAYDFGSVLKELTAAAIFKLAGEGKLAVTDSLATFFPNVSADKAKITVLQVVLHRAGFDEYHDTEGDFEPITRLEARRRILAQPLKFEPGTQKAYSNSGYTLLADIIETVSGRAYSDGIREQLLEPAHMQQSGFYGDPLWKSIATAIGYGAETFGGNDPAEWPYSWALVGNGGLVTTVTDLERWLTATWGGGVLSPAAFDAYRTQYLSTGAYDYQGKVVYGAGGGGDYGLGGIVWDCPEANTRVILGTNTLDPERFQHEAFARELIEWLLSHGPHP from the coding sequence ATGCGCGCTTATCTCATTTTGCTCGTCGGTACCTGCTTTGGCATGGCCTGCTCGTCGCAGCCGAGTGCTCAACATCACCCGCCCGATGCCGCCGTTCATGACGCATCGGCAGACTCCTTCCGCGAGGAGCTCGAGGGCCGCATGAGCGCGGCGGTTGCGAAAGGGTTCTCGGGAACGGTGTTGATCACCGCCTTCGGGAATCGGATTCTTGCCAAGGGCTATGGCTTGGCCGATCGGGCGAAAAATGTCCCCAACGCGGTCGATACGGCGTACGACTTCGGCTCGGTGCTGAAGGAGTTGACCGCGGCCGCCATTTTCAAGCTTGCAGGGGAGGGGAAGCTGGCAGTGACCGATTCGCTCGCGACGTTCTTCCCGAACGTGTCGGCGGACAAAGCAAAGATTACCGTTCTGCAGGTCGTCCTGCATCGTGCCGGATTCGACGAATACCACGATACGGAGGGTGACTTCGAACCCATCACCCGGCTCGAGGCCCGCCGGCGGATCCTTGCACAGCCTCTGAAATTCGAACCGGGCACGCAAAAGGCATATTCCAACTCCGGATACACGCTGCTCGCCGATATCATCGAGACGGTATCGGGGCGAGCGTATTCGGATGGCATCCGCGAGCAGCTCCTCGAGCCGGCCCATATGCAACAGAGCGGCTTTTACGGCGATCCCTTGTGGAAAAGCATCGCCACCGCCATTGGATACGGCGCGGAGACCTTCGGAGGCAATGATCCCGCCGAATGGCCCTACAGCTGGGCCCTCGTCGGCAACGGCGGGCTCGTGACCACCGTCACCGATCTCGAACGCTGGCTCACGGCCACCTGGGGCGGGGGCGTCCTTTCTCCCGCCGCATTCGACGCCTATCGGACGCAGTACCTCTCGACGGGCGCCTACGATTACCAAGGCAAGGTAGTTTACGGTGCCGGCGGGGGAGGCGACTACGGTCTTGGCGGCATCGTATGGGATTGCCCCGAAGCCAATACGCGCGTCATCCTTGGAACGAACACCCTCGATCCCGAGCGATTCCAGCACGAAGCCTTTGCGCGCGAGCTCATCGAATGGCTTCTATCCCACGGGCCCCACCCGTGA
- a CDS encoding M35 family metallo-endopeptidase — MATDDLVADSSQVSVKLTTSKSFFAKQDGLSLTVTLTNGANHAVRLLRWETPVDGIDAPLFVVTRNGMPVDYIGRIYKRAAPRAEDYVVLAPGESLERRVDLAEAYDVRETGNYVVQYASGVDSLVSNEVHLSIEGRLSQREAPAPGANFVGCSASQQSDINRAAQNAHALAHNALAYLNSHTAGSPRYTTWFGAFQTTRHTTARDHFNKINGNSLSRFAYDCTTCTQDNVYAYVYPDRFGQIYLCPAFWKAPMNGTDSKSGTIVHEASHFNANGGTRDQAYGQTACRNLAQNHPNQTTNNADSHEYFAENNPWLN; from the coding sequence ATGGCAACCGATGACCTCGTTGCCGATTCGAGTCAGGTGTCGGTCAAATTGACGACGAGCAAGTCGTTCTTCGCGAAGCAAGATGGGTTGTCGCTCACCGTCACGTTGACCAATGGCGCAAACCATGCCGTGCGCCTTCTCAGGTGGGAGACCCCCGTGGATGGCATCGACGCCCCGCTGTTCGTCGTAACCCGCAACGGCATGCCGGTGGATTACATCGGCCGAATCTACAAGCGCGCGGCTCCGCGCGCTGAAGACTATGTCGTGCTCGCGCCCGGCGAAAGCCTCGAGCGCAGGGTCGACTTGGCCGAGGCGTACGATGTTCGAGAAACGGGCAACTACGTCGTGCAGTATGCATCCGGCGTGGATTCCCTCGTGTCGAACGAAGTCCACCTCTCCATCGAAGGGCGCCTCTCTCAGCGCGAGGCCCCGGCCCCTGGGGCGAATTTCGTGGGGTGCAGCGCATCGCAGCAGAGCGACATCAATAGGGCCGCGCAGAATGCCCACGCGCTCGCGCACAATGCGCTCGCCTATTTGAACTCGCACACGGCGGGATCACCGCGCTACACCACGTGGTTCGGTGCCTTTCAAACGACGCGGCACACCACGGCACGGGATCATTTCAACAAGATCAACGGCAACAGCCTAAGCAGGTTTGCCTACGATTGCACCACCTGTACACAAGATAACGTCTACGCGTACGTATACCCAGATAGATTCGGCCAGATATACTTGTGCCCTGCATTCTGGAAGGCACCGATGAACGGAACCGACTCGAAGAGCGGGACGATCGTCCATGAGGCGAGCCACTTCAACGCCAATGGCGGGACCCGGGACCAGGCCTACGGCCAAACCGCTTGCAGGAACCTCGCCCAGAACCATCCCAATCAGACGACCAACAACGCGGACAGCCACGAGTACTTCGCCGAGAACAACCCTTGGCTAAACTAA